AGAATACCCGTATCGCTCTTGTCGCCCGGGATGCTAACCAGTATTCCCTGCTGGACCCGGTGAAAAGTTTCACGCCGGTACCGGTGGACACCATAGGCGAGGCCGTCAGTGCGGTGCTTTCGGGGCAGGCAGATGCCTTTGTCGGGCCCGTTGCCGTAGTGTCGGACTATCTGCGCTCTGCCATGGTGAACGGGGTGCGGCTGGCCCGGCTGATGAGCAATCAGTCGGTGAACGTAGTGTTTGAGGTGGCCGCCGACAAAGATCGTGTTTTTCGTGTACTTAACCAGGCGGTACTGGCGATAAGTCATAGTGAGCACCGGGCGATACGTCAGCCCTGGCTGCAATCCAGTGTGGAGGAAACCGAAGATGGAGCCATCCGTCTGTCGGACGATGAGATAGCGTTCCTCAAGCAGAATCCGGATATTGAAATCGGGTTCCGTTCCGCCTGGCCGCCCTTCGAGTTTACCCAGGATGGCGAGCCACGTGGCCTGGTCCCGGATCTGGTCACCCGGCTGGAGTCACAGCAGTCAGTGCAGTTCGAACGCCGCATGCTGGCGCCGGAGCAGGTGCCGGAAGAGCAGCTGAGCCAGGGCAGGATCGACATCCTTCCAGCCATGACCCGAACGCCTCAGCTGGAAGAATCCTTCCTTTTCAGTCGCCCCTACCTGACTGTACCTATCGCGCTGGCGATTCGTGAGGACGGTCGGTTTATCGGTGAGTTGCGGCAACTCAGGGATGAACGTGTGGGCGTTGTAAACGGGCAGGCCGGCCACGATTACCTGTTGATCAACCACCCCGACCTGAATCTTTATCCGGTAAGCTCGGTTGAAGAGGGCCTGCTGGCGCTGTCCAACGGTGATCTCGACGTGATGGTGACCCATATTCCCGCGGTGAGTTACACCGTGGCCCGGCTGGGTCTCTCCAACCTCCGGATTACCAGTATTACCCCTTACCAGTATGAGCTTCGCTTTGCGGTACCAAAGGATCGACCAGAACTGCTGGGCATTTTGAACAAAGCCCTGGCGAGCCTGGACGCCAGTGAAACCGAAGCCATTTATAACCGCTGGATTCATCTGGATATCGAACAGGAGACCGACTACACCGTGGTTCGGCGCATCGTGCTGATCGCGTTGGTGGTGGTACTGATCTTCCTCTACTGGAACCGCAAGCTTTCCCGGGAAGTGGACGAGCGTATCCGCTCGGAGAATGCGCTAAGACGGAGTGAGGATGAGCTGCGATCCGCCAAGCAGGATGCAGAGCGTCTGGCCCGTCAGGCCGAGGCGGCCAGCCGTGCGAAGAGTGAATTTCTGGCCAACATGTCCCACGAAATCCGCACCCCGATGAATGCCGTGATCGGCTACAGCGATCTGCTGAGCAACACCGTCAAGGACCCCCAGCAGCGAAACTACCTCAACGCCATTCGGGCGGGTAGCCGCAGTCTGCTGATGCTGATCAACGACATTCTGGATCTCTCGCGGATCGAGGCCGGCAAGATGCGGCTGGATTATTCTGCGGTGTCCATGCGCCGCTTGCTTAGCGATGTGCGTCATATCTTCGATCTGCGGGCCACCGAGCAGGGAATTTCCCTGGAAGTCAGCGTTGACTCCCGCATGCCGGCGGCCATGAGGCTGGATGAAACCCGGTTGCGCCAGGTGCTGTTTAACCTGGTGGGTAACGCCATCAAGTTTACCCATGAAGGCGGTGTGACGGTGCGGGCCACCGCCACGCCGCAGGCGGGCAGTGACGGCGACGAGGCGGAAGGGCGCATGCCCCGCTCTCAGCTTGTGGTCATCGTGCAGGATACCGGCATCGGCATTCCGGAGGATCAGCAACAGCAGATTTTCGACGCCTTCGAACAACAGGAAGGCCAGAACAGCCGCCGCTATGGCGGCACCGGCCTGGGTCTGGCCATCAGCCGCAAGCTGGTGCGAATGATGGGCGGCGAGCTGGATGTGGAGAGTGAACCAGGCGTCGG
This DNA window, taken from Marinobacter halotolerans, encodes the following:
- a CDS encoding transporter substrate-binding domain-containing protein, yielding MKAALHLLLCVACLLSPGLLMAEPPQPSPSPVLGSGDLDWLSARKSIRVGVRSDQIPLVFDTGEGQLAGVFIDYLNTVSAKLDVPVEQVTGTEAQLDQWLADGIIDARLNTRPARQPDEGETQLSAPLMSLTYGLFVATGDAGIRELTDLENTRIALVARDANQYSLLDPVKSFTPVPVDTIGEAVSAVLSGQADAFVGPVAVVSDYLRSAMVNGVRLARLMSNQSVNVVFEVAADKDRVFRVLNQAVLAISHSEHRAIRQPWLQSSVEETEDGAIRLSDDEIAFLKQNPDIEIGFRSAWPPFEFTQDGEPRGLVPDLVTRLESQQSVQFERRMLAPEQVPEEQLSQGRIDILPAMTRTPQLEESFLFSRPYLTVPIALAIREDGRFIGELRQLRDERVGVVNGQAGHDYLLINHPDLNLYPVSSVEEGLLALSNGDLDVMVTHIPAVSYTVARLGLSNLRITSITPYQYELRFAVPKDRPELLGILNKALASLDASETEAIYNRWIHLDIEQETDYTVVRRIVLIALVVVLIFLYWNRKLSREVDERIRSENALRRSEDELRSAKQDAERLARQAEAASRAKSEFLANMSHEIRTPMNAVIGYSDLLSNTVKDPQQRNYLNAIRAGSRSLLMLINDILDLSRIEAGKMRLDYSAVSMRRLLSDVRHIFDLRATEQGISLEVSVDSRMPAAMRLDETRLRQVLFNLVGNAIKFTHEGGVTVRATATPQAGSDGDEAEGRMPRSQLVVIVQDTGIGIPEDQQQQIFDAFEQQEGQNSRRYGGTGLGLAISRKLVRMMGGELDVESEPGVGSTFTVRLPDVEVTDEQAEEDGQPQESDRLLAQTLSMQERGWLREQLERDFGNEWQTVRESGDPEQMRDFACRVIEWGQRVRSPSVTRYGEKLLADVEAFNLDAVNSALEAFPRLLGREQ